The Agromyces mariniharenae genome includes a window with the following:
- a CDS encoding CGNR zinc finger domain-containing protein, whose product MPVSTVSIPVGQWFTSAEGVRWWFDSGSFALDFAYTGAMGGNPAWERLHAPDDLTTWLRDRFPVAVGTARSRDLFDAISLRDAIGRMAFAAARGDDVRAQDIDLVNLYAATPDIPPVLAGGSRQAGRSVQTVGQALSTIARDAVDLFDQANADRIRECSGDCGIVYLDTSRAATRRWCSMQRCGNRAKVRAHRARARKADRAAA is encoded by the coding sequence ATGCCCGTCTCCACCGTCTCCATCCCCGTCGGACAGTGGTTCACGTCGGCCGAGGGAGTGCGCTGGTGGTTCGACTCGGGATCGTTCGCGCTCGACTTCGCCTACACGGGCGCCATGGGCGGCAACCCAGCCTGGGAGCGGCTGCACGCGCCCGACGACCTCACCACGTGGCTCCGCGACCGGTTCCCCGTGGCCGTCGGCACGGCCCGGTCGCGCGACCTGTTCGACGCGATCTCGCTGCGCGACGCGATCGGGCGCATGGCGTTCGCCGCCGCGCGCGGCGACGACGTGCGGGCGCAGGACATCGACCTCGTGAACCTCTACGCGGCGACGCCCGACATCCCGCCCGTGCTGGCCGGCGGCTCCCGACAGGCCGGCCGCTCGGTGCAGACCGTCGGGCAGGCGCTCTCGACGATCGCCCGCGACGCGGTCGACCTGTTCGACCAGGCCAACGCCGACCGCATCCGCGAGTGCAGCGGCGACTGCGGCATCGTCTACCTCGACACCTCGCGGGCGGCCACCCGGCGGTGGTGCTCGATGCAGCGCTGCGGCAACCGTGCGAAGGTGCGCGCGCACCGGG